A stretch of DNA from Pseudoliparis swirei isolate HS2019 ecotype Mariana Trench chromosome 5, NWPU_hadal_v1, whole genome shotgun sequence:
CGTTTGCAGTTTGCAAATGGATCGATACAGTTTTGGcttttaactttattttaagAGTAACAAGCGACGTTGTCACCGACTCGTCACTCTCTGCTTTTATATTTTACACTTCACAACATTTTAGAGGCAAGTAATGAAGTTGTACCTACATTATGAAACTTGGTAAACAGCAAACTTTAAATGGTACTTTTTCAAAATCATGTAGCCTACATCTGATGTGGATTACTGCCACTAGATGGTGGTGTAGTGACTAGTGAGTGAGACActtagagagaaaaaacaagcaAGTCCTGACATCCTTAAAATATATGTTTGGAAGAGTATGAGAACATTTACCGTACTATGACACTAAACAGTGGGATATAAAAGGACCGCGGTCGATGGGTTCCTGGTCCCATCGGGGCCCCCCACCACTTCATGTGCACAGACTGCAGGAAAGCCATAACAGATAGTTCAACGGTGATTTATTTTGACTCAGTGTGTAACAAAATTAGACGCTTTGAACAGATATATTATCAAGttgtataaatattaaatataattgatGCATTTTAGATGCtctgtagtaataataataataaggatcTGACAAATCAATTTGCACTACAAGTGAATTGATTTGCTTCCCCGTTCCGTGTCCAGAGGCCATGTGAAATGAAACTCACCCGTTTGTTTCTGAACCAGTTTAACCAGCGTCGGCACTTTCTTCCTGTCATGTTTCAGATATATAACAGATTTGCCCCCGATGCTACGTCTCCTGCATACAAAGCAGCTGACACAAACTCtgtaatttatatttacatGTCCTGCATCAAACTTCCTCCTGCTGCCTCTTCATACATTACATCACCAATGAGGCAAACAACAACATTGCACCTGAACTCAAACGCCAGGGAAGAGGCTAGTGTTGCTTACGTAGagcacatttgcattacttctCTTTATGTAACAATGCTCATCTGTTGTCTCTGTTGAATAaacaagcaaaaaaaagaaagaaaggcgaAGCACTCAAAAGTCACTGGCACGAATAACAGTCACATGGGGACAGCAGTGTAACCGTCATAACCCTTCACTACCTTTATCCTTTATGATTGTGTACTCGAAGACTGATacaagctcttttttttttcgcaTGACGATTTTTGTCCTGCATCCACTTTGCGTTTTATCCATCTGTACACATTATATTTCTACGGGAGAGGTAGTGTATCAGAAGCCTGGAGCAAAAGGTGGAGGTGGACGGTATTCATGAGGCAACGCTCCATCAGTCAGTGTCACATTATGGGGAAATGGCTGAGCATTGGAGGTCTGAGGCCCTGTGATGAACTGGTACTCATTGCCAGCGTCTCCACTCCTCCCAGTGGTCTCCATAACAACCTCTGCGTACTCCTGCGACATGCTCCTCTTCTTTTGGAACTTCTTCCTGAGGTTCTTCAGGTTGGAGACGACGGACGACTTGGCCTCCTGGTTCCTTGCGGGCTGGATGTTGCCTCCGAGGGGTTGCTCGGTGGCTGTTGGGAGGAGGGGCTTTCAGGGACCGTTCTGATACACGCCTGGTTCTGCTTCAGTGGAGGAACCGAGCTCCGAGCCGGCACCTGGGGCGGCTGGTTAAACGGAGGGTTGTCGGCGGGGAGTCTCTTTCTGGTCAAGAGCTGAAGGTCATAAACATGAAACGTACAACATGTAGATATGTGTTAGAAAATAAAAAGGGCATCTTACATTTCAGAGTAAATCTTATATATATCTTGAAAACACGAGGAAATAATGTCTAAATAAACAACACAACGTTTTTTTGTCAAAAGAGTTTTACTGTCAACAATTCCACTTCATCAGGACTGCGTGGGTGTGTTTTGATCAGATTTGATTGACAGTGGCCTCGCAATGTACGAAGACAACCCCCACAACTGCCATCAGGTTTTGTTTTAAAGCTTGCTTCAAATTTGACTGGTGCacaaaagaaatacattttcctgCTGAGCCCACTTTAAATATTAACTAAGTGATGAAAAGCAacaatagaaatagaaatatttCTCCCAAAGCTGGTCAAAGTTTGGGAGAAAACCATCTGTCCTCATGAAAATCCATTAACAACAGGAAGCTGCAGGCttcaaaaaaaaacttttgaatTTCTTCAGATTAACATTGATCTGACGACATTTCgagaacttttttttcttcacaaaagTTTAGAGCACCAAGCAACTTCTAAAAAAGCTCCTCAGATCAGCATTACCAGGggtgggagagggagggggaggcaaGGATGTTCTTCTTCCAAATTAGGGTAAAGTTGGTCCAAGTTATTTGCTCGATACGGAAGGGCGGGGGGGCTTTCTTCTCGCGCTGATGGCTGACCCACGCTGCCTTGCAGCGAGGTGGTTGGCAACCAGCTAGTGTTTGGTTTAAGATGTCTTTGGGGAAACAGCAACTCCGCATAGTCAGTCTTGTCATCTGAGGTCTTCAGTGagatcaaagagagagagagagagagagagagagagagagagagagagagagagagagagagagagaaaacaggacATTAGTGGTTCTTTTCATGTTtacatgaggagatgaggtcactcaGTTTCAACTCTAAGTGCATGCACTGCAAATGCCTGAAAGCAAATATGTGGTCACTGGGCTTTACTGTTACTTTCACTGCTAACTTCATTTCACATCACCCAAtgacctacaaacacacacacacacacacacacacacacacacaccaaggacGTATGATGGCACCTGTATTTATTCCTCACCTGTCCACAAGGGACAGTCAGCACCTGACTGAAAGGCTGGATGGGAGTATGTTTGTGAAAGTCCACCATGTCCTGAAGACAGCGGTGACGCCTGTTCTCCCCCACGATGACGTAATGGCCGTCCTCCAACGCATCGATCATGAAATGTCTGCAGCGGTCATCGGCACTGCGGGTCgaagagacggagaggatgCGTGGAGGAGAGTGACCGGGGGCAGGGCTTCGGACCGCCGGGCCAAATGTGCGAGTGTGAAACAAAGCTCTCACCGGTAAGAGAGAGAGTAGCCAATCCTGCTCTCGCTCACTCTGATGAGGAAGTAGCCCGGAGGCCTGTACACCAGCAGCTCCTCTGCCACCCTGCAGAGAAACATGGATGCAAATtgacacaaaacaaaactagaaaaacatatacacacacacacacacacacacacacacagtttaatgtgtaaatgatgtAGCATGTGGACTGCAGCTGGACTCAGTAAGCAGTGAAACTGTCCCTGGGAATTCATGGTCTTAAGCTCTCACAAAACGTTCTTACCATACGTGACTTACGTATTTAAGTAGTGTAATAAATACAGCAGGGCATTTAAGTCTAGTcagt
This window harbors:
- the hsh2d gene encoding LOW QUALITY PROTEIN: hematopoietic SH2 domain-containing protein homolog (The sequence of the model RefSeq protein was modified relative to this genomic sequence to represent the inferred CDS: inserted 1 base in 1 codon); its protein translation is MSCLEHDAITWFTESQLQLVIRNGNIPKWFHGIISRKVAEELLVYRPPGYFLIRVSESRIGYSLSYRADDRCRHFMIDALEDGHYVIVGENRRHRCLQDMVDFHKHTPIQPFSQVLTVPCGQTSDDKTDYAELLFPQRHLKPNTSWLPTTSLQGSVGQPSAREESPPALPYRANNLDQLYPNLEEEHPCLPLPLPPLLLTRKRLPADNPPFNQPPQVPARSSVPPLKQNQACIRTVPESPXLPTATEQPLGGNIQPARNQEAKSSVVSNLKNLRKKFQKKRSMSQEYAEVVMETTGRSGDAGNEYQFITGPQTSNAQPFPHNVTLTDGALPHEYRPPPPFAPGF